The Desulfomicrobium orale DSM 12838 genome includes a window with the following:
- the nhaC gene encoding Na+/H+ antiporter NhaC translates to MEKRKPSLLWALAALIIPIGVILYGTVWVGVRPPVLPLLAALALAAIMCLPIGYSWAELQEGMFEALGRIQIAIAILILVGMIIAAWMASGTIPAIIYWGLKLLSPQYFLLSAMLLCSMASLATGTSFGTMGTLGVALLGVGEALGFPAAMTVGAIVSGAYLGDKMSPVSDSTNITASICETPLFRHIGSMCWTTIPAFVCAGVIYAFLGKTQAQAPLDNLQALLATLETSFSLSVWAFIPPVLMIILAFLRQPVLPTMFVCLLSAVIIALIQGVELAPMAKLLTSGYVSNTGLPELDKLLSRGGIMSIMPTVLLLCSGVAFGGVLEKAQVLSVILDAMLRGATSAVRLVFSTLVAAYMILLGTGSQMLAVIVPGRAFLEPFRKADVHPAVLSRTCEDAGTIGCPLVPWSVHAFYIAGVLHVTAWDFAPYAFLNWMVPVFSILCAMTGFGIWKNGTPARG, encoded by the coding sequence ATGGAAAAAAGAAAACCGTCCCTGCTCTGGGCTCTGGCGGCCCTCATCATCCCCATCGGAGTCATTCTCTATGGCACGGTCTGGGTGGGAGTGCGCCCGCCGGTTCTGCCGCTGCTCGCGGCCCTGGCCCTGGCGGCCATCATGTGCCTGCCCATCGGATATTCCTGGGCAGAATTGCAGGAAGGCATGTTCGAGGCCCTCGGACGCATCCAGATCGCCATCGCCATCCTGATACTGGTGGGCATGATCATCGCGGCGTGGATGGCCTCGGGCACTATTCCGGCCATCATCTACTGGGGTCTCAAGCTCCTCTCTCCGCAGTATTTCCTGCTTTCGGCCATGCTGCTCTGCTCCATGGCCTCCCTGGCCACGGGCACGTCCTTCGGGACCATGGGCACTCTCGGCGTGGCCCTGCTCGGCGTGGGCGAAGCCCTGGGATTTCCCGCGGCCATGACCGTGGGAGCCATCGTGTCCGGGGCCTATCTCGGAGACAAGATGTCCCCGGTGTCCGACTCCACCAACATCACAGCCAGTATCTGCGAAACGCCGCTGTTCCGGCACATCGGCTCCATGTGCTGGACCACGATTCCGGCCTTTGTCTGCGCCGGCGTCATCTACGCCTTTCTCGGGAAAACCCAGGCCCAGGCGCCTCTGGACAACCTGCAGGCCCTTCTCGCCACCCTGGAAACATCCTTTTCCCTGTCCGTCTGGGCCTTCATCCCGCCCGTGCTCATGATCATCCTGGCCTTCCTGCGCCAACCCGTGCTGCCGACCATGTTCGTGTGTCTTCTGAGCGCTGTGATCATCGCCCTGATCCAAGGCGTGGAACTCGCCCCCATGGCCAAGCTCCTGACCTCGGGTTACGTTTCCAACACGGGTCTGCCCGAGCTGGACAAACTGCTCTCGCGCGGCGGTATCATGAGCATCATGCCCACGGTGCTGCTGCTCTGTTCGGGGGTGGCTTTCGGCGGGGTCCTGGAAAAGGCTCAGGTGCTGTCGGTCATTCTGGACGCCATGCTGCGCGGTGCAACGTCGGCCGTGCGCCTTGTCTTTTCCACGCTGGTGGCGGCCTATATGATTCTGCTCGGCACGGGCAGCCAGATGCTGGCCGTCATCGTGCCCGGCCGGGCCTTTCTGGAACCCTTCCGCAAGGCCGATGTGCATCCGGCCGTGCTCTCCCGCACCTGCGAAGATGCGGGTACCATCGGCTGCCCGCTGGTGCCCTGGAGCGTGCACGCCTTTTACATCGCCGGAGTGCTGCACGTCACAGCCTGGGATTTTGCGCCCTACGCCTTCCTGAACTGGATGGTGCCCGTCTTTTCCATACTCTGCGCCATGACCGGCTTCGGCATCTGGAAAAACGGCACCCCGGCGCGCGGATAA
- a CDS encoding UDP-N-acetylmuramoyl-L-alanyl-D-glutamate--2,6-diaminopimelate ligase, whose translation MTVNLEPIANMLRGEAKLRTHSGKVLPGDVFVALSGLRTDGARFIDEAVSRGAAAVVHARKARISRREGVVYAAVDNPARALGVLARTAFKTESRLPKIIGITGTNGKTTTAHLLHHLLAANGFSAGLIGTVHVSWPGTTLPATMTTPDGLSLHEIMGRMAADGVEYVVMEVSSHALAQERLAGLPVEVGIFSNLTQDHLDYHHDMDSYFAAKARLFAGEHPGCARGAVSLDDAYGRRLKDVRPELMGYGLGAGDLRGRIVESGTWGMRLRMEYRGREWELTTRLAGKHNASNLLACQGAGLLLGFEPERMLCLEHAAGAPGRLERVPNEQGLDIFVDYAHTPDALEKVSAALKEMGFARLITVFGCGGDRDAGKRPLMGRAVARSADVAVLTSDNPRTEDPESILDQIEPGLAGAPRVIREADRRRAIGLAIENMRPGDALLIAGKGHEDYQIIGTEKRHFSDVETVRELVR comes from the coding sequence ATGACCGTGAATCTGGAGCCGATCGCAAACATGCTGCGGGGCGAAGCGAAACTGCGCACACATTCGGGAAAGGTACTGCCGGGCGATGTCTTTGTCGCTCTTTCCGGTCTTCGCACCGACGGGGCGCGTTTCATCGACGAAGCCGTTTCACGTGGTGCTGCGGCAGTGGTCCATGCGCGTAAGGCGCGGATTTCCCGCCGGGAGGGCGTGGTTTACGCGGCCGTGGACAACCCGGCCCGGGCGCTGGGCGTTCTGGCCCGCACGGCCTTCAAAACGGAATCCCGGCTGCCGAAAATCATCGGGATCACGGGCACCAACGGCAAAACCACCACCGCGCATCTGTTGCATCATCTGCTCGCGGCCAATGGATTTTCCGCCGGTCTCATCGGCACAGTGCATGTGTCCTGGCCCGGCACGACCCTGCCCGCGACCATGACTACGCCCGATGGTCTCAGTCTGCACGAGATCATGGGCCGCATGGCCGCCGACGGCGTGGAGTATGTGGTCATGGAAGTCTCCTCCCATGCGCTGGCTCAGGAGCGGCTGGCCGGATTGCCTGTGGAAGTGGGGATTTTCTCCAACCTGACCCAGGATCATCTGGATTATCACCACGATATGGACAGCTATTTCGCGGCCAAGGCGCGGCTTTTTGCCGGGGAACATCCGGGATGCGCGCGGGGCGCGGTCAGTCTGGACGACGCCTATGGCCGCAGGCTGAAGGACGTGCGTCCGGAACTCATGGGCTACGGCCTGGGCGCAGGGGACCTGCGCGGCCGGATCGTCGAGTCCGGCACCTGGGGCATGCGGCTTCGCATGGAGTATCGGGGCCGTGAGTGGGAACTGACCACGCGTCTGGCCGGGAAGCACAACGCCAGCAATCTGCTGGCCTGCCAAGGCGCGGGCCTTCTGCTCGGCTTCGAGCCGGAACGGATGCTCTGTCTGGAGCACGCCGCCGGAGCGCCCGGCCGTCTGGAAAGGGTGCCCAATGAACAGGGGCTGGATATTTTCGTGGACTATGCCCACACCCCGGACGCTCTGGAGAAGGTGTCGGCGGCCCTGAAGGAGATGGGTTTCGCCCGCCTGATCACGGTCTTCGGTTGTGGCGGAGACCGGGACGCGGGCAAGCGGCCGCTCATGGGCCGGGCCGTGGCCAGGTCCGCCGATGTGGCCGTGCTGACCTCGGACAACCCCCGCACGGAGGACCCGGAATCCATTCTGGACCAGATCGAGCCCGGTCTGGCCGGAGCGCCCAGGGTCATCCGCGAGGCGGACCGCAGGCGCGCCATTGGCCTTGCCATCGAAAACATGCGTCCCGGCGACGCCCTGCTCATCGCGGGCAAAGGGCATGAGGATTACCAGATAATCGGCACGGAAAAACGCCATTTCTCCGATGTGGAGACGGTGCGGGAGCTTGTGCGGTGA
- a CDS encoding SulP family inorganic anion transporter — MTGMTPGSRDAFVPRTFTVLREGYGGGLFIRDCIAGLTVGIVALPLAMAFGIASGVTPDQGLFTAIVAGFLISLLGGSRYQIGGPTGAFVVIIFNVIHKHGYDGLVVTTLLAGAMLLVFGLCRLGSLIKFIPHPVTTGFTTGIGVLIFSSQMKDFFGLAMRETPPEFFAKWEAYCQHASTFSPATLGVALLSLTAILAVRRFIPRIPGPVVGVVLASVAVWVFGLDVETIGSRFGGIPAKLPTLVIPQVTMEQVRLLLPDAMTIALLAGIESLLSCVVADGMTGDKHNSNVELTAQGAANIASVLFGGIPATGAIARTVTNIRSGGQTPVAGMVHALVLVGFILFLAPLASFIPLASLAAVLVVVAWDMSEPRKFMRAFRAPKSDSSVMLLTFALTVAVDLTVAVYVGVILAAILFMRRMSEVTSICSCELGEMARAAGKNIEELVIPEGVRVYEIDGPFFFGVADRFQDVLSRLEGQPKVFILRMRKVPTVDSTGINALENFVRTCRSRGVHVVLSGVRDRARMVFARMGTEELIGRPNICGNIDHALARAGELLAQAD; from the coding sequence ATGACAGGAATGACACCGGGAAGCCGGGATGCCTTCGTGCCCCGGACATTCACGGTGCTGCGCGAAGGGTATGGCGGGGGGCTGTTCATCCGGGACTGCATCGCCGGGCTGACTGTGGGCATCGTGGCCCTGCCTCTGGCCATGGCTTTCGGCATCGCTTCCGGCGTGACGCCGGATCAGGGGCTGTTCACGGCCATTGTGGCCGGGTTTCTGATTTCCCTTCTGGGCGGCAGCCGCTACCAGATCGGCGGACCCACCGGGGCCTTCGTGGTCATCATTTTCAACGTCATCCACAAGCATGGATACGACGGTCTGGTGGTGACCACTCTGCTGGCCGGAGCCATGCTGCTCGTTTTCGGCCTGTGCCGTCTGGGCTCCCTCATCAAGTTCATTCCCCACCCGGTGACCACGGGTTTTACCACGGGCATAGGCGTGCTCATTTTTTCCTCCCAGATGAAGGACTTCTTCGGGCTGGCCATGCGGGAAACTCCACCGGAGTTTTTCGCCAAATGGGAGGCGTACTGTCAGCATGCGTCCACGTTCAGCCCGGCGACCCTGGGCGTGGCGCTGCTCAGTCTGACCGCCATCCTGGCCGTGCGCCGCTTTATCCCGCGCATTCCCGGACCGGTGGTGGGTGTGGTGCTGGCTTCCGTGGCGGTCTGGGTCTTCGGGCTGGATGTGGAGACCATCGGCAGCCGTTTCGGCGGCATTCCCGCCAAGCTGCCGACCCTGGTCATTCCCCAGGTGACGATGGAGCAGGTTCGCCTGCTTCTGCCGGACGCCATGACCATAGCCCTGCTGGCGGGCATCGAGTCCCTTCTGTCCTGCGTGGTGGCCGACGGCATGACCGGCGACAAGCATAACTCCAATGTGGAACTCACGGCCCAGGGTGCAGCGAATATCGCTTCAGTGCTGTTTGGCGGTATTCCGGCCACGGGAGCCATCGCACGCACGGTGACCAACATCCGCTCCGGCGGGCAGACCCCTGTGGCGGGCATGGTCCACGCTCTGGTGCTGGTGGGCTTTATCCTTTTTCTGGCCCCGCTGGCGTCGTTCATTCCTCTGGCCAGCCTGGCCGCGGTGCTGGTGGTGGTCGCCTGGGACATGAGCGAGCCGCGCAAGTTCATGCGCGCATTCCGCGCGCCCAAGTCCGATTCATCGGTCATGCTGCTGACCTTTGCGCTGACCGTGGCCGTGGATCTGACCGTAGCAGTGTACGTGGGCGTGATACTGGCGGCCATTTTGTTCATGCGCCGGATGAGTGAGGTCACCTCCATCTGTTCGTGTGAGCTTGGCGAAATGGCCCGTGCGGCGGGCAAGAACATTGAGGAATTGGTTATCCCCGAGGGCGTGCGCGTGTATGAAATCGACGGGCCGTTCTTTTTCGGCGTGGCGGACAGGTTTCAGGATGTGCTGTCCCGTCTGGAAGGGCAGCCCAAGGTGTTCATCCTGCGGATGCGCAAGGTGCCGACGGTGGATTCGACAGGCATCAACGCTCTGGAGAACTTCGTGCGCACCTGTCGGTCCAGAGGTGTCCATGTGGTTCTGTCCGGAGTGAGGGACCGGGCTCGTATGGTCTTTGCGCGCATGGGCACGGAGGAACTGATCGGCCGGCCGAACATCTGCGGCAACATCGATCACGCTCTGGCCCGGGCCGGCGAACTGCTGGCCCAGGCGGACTAG
- the rsmH gene encoding 16S rRNA (cytosine(1402)-N(4))-methyltransferase RsmH has translation MTDNDSEHPVDAAAGHIPVMLDEVMDWIAPRPGGRYLDATLGLGGHAGRIMELTSGGARLLGLDRDRQALDAARARLAPYGERVVTAHMSFRFFESALAEAGWDAVDGVIADLGVSSLQLDSAERGFSFVHDGPLDMRMDPDSGAEPAANIVNTASCERLKKLIWEYGEEPLAGRIARAVVAAREEKKIETTLELARIVAAAYPARRRALARNHPATRTFQALRIAVNRELEEIETFLGRVIDFLRPGGRVAVISFHSLEDRIVKRIFRRESTDCLCPWEYPVCRCGHARKLILPMRKPLVPGVGEMRRNSRSRSAKLRVAERVGKES, from the coding sequence ATGACAGACAACGATTCCGAACATCCGGTGGATGCGGCGGCCGGTCACATTCCGGTCATGCTGGACGAGGTCATGGACTGGATCGCGCCCCGGCCGGGCGGCAGGTATCTGGACGCGACCCTGGGTCTTGGCGGCCATGCCGGACGGATCATGGAGCTGACCTCCGGCGGGGCGCGGCTGCTCGGTCTGGACAGGGACCGGCAGGCTCTGGATGCGGCCCGCGCGAGGCTTGCCCCGTATGGAGAGCGGGTCGTGACCGCGCACATGTCCTTCAGGTTTTTCGAGTCCGCCCTGGCCGAGGCGGGTTGGGACGCCGTGGACGGGGTCATCGCCGATCTGGGAGTGTCCTCCCTGCAACTGGACAGTGCGGAGCGCGGTTTTTCCTTTGTGCACGACGGACCTTTGGACATGCGCATGGATCCGGATTCCGGAGCGGAGCCTGCCGCCAATATCGTGAATACCGCCTCCTGCGAGCGCCTGAAAAAACTGATCTGGGAATACGGAGAGGAACCCCTGGCCGGACGTATCGCCCGGGCCGTGGTCGCGGCCAGGGAAGAGAAAAAGATCGAGACCACGCTGGAACTGGCCCGGATCGTGGCGGCGGCCTACCCGGCCAGGCGGCGCGCCCTGGCCCGCAACCATCCGGCCACGCGGACGTTTCAGGCACTGCGTATCGCGGTGAACCGCGAGCTGGAAGAAATCGAGACTTTTCTGGGCCGGGTTATCGACTTCCTGCGTCCCGGCGGACGTGTGGCGGTCATCTCCTTTCACTCTCTGGAGGATCGAATCGTGAAGCGGATTTTCCGCCGGGAAAGCACGGACTGTCTCTGCCCCTGGGAATACCCGGTCTGCCGGTGCGGGCATGCGCGCAAGCTGATCCTGCCGATGCGCAAGCCTCTTGTTCCCGGTGTCGGAGAGATGCGCCGCAACAGCCGCAGCCGGAGCGCCAAGCTGCGGGTGGCCGAACGCGTCGGGAAGGAATCGTGA
- a CDS encoding penicillin-binding transpeptidase domain-containing protein encodes MALMGLWARAYHVQVVKGPQYAKMANRQYWASETVSGKRGEIHDRNGLLLAKSITTQSVYVRPREIVDRWTTARRLAPILGVQPKKVSALLDPKKPFVWVGRKISDAQASAIRKADLPGVYLDAETSRQYPQGHLAGQLLGFVNVDGKGIEGVEKSFNDLLAPSSTKYRVQKDAAGNRLSSPERGDGAEFDGRNLKLTIDSQVQLAAEQALERSVVRAQGKYGTALVVEIPTGDILGWANYPYFNPNVVKKTRGEWKNRLAVDIFEPGSTLKAILIAAALQEKICTPSTEYFCENGKWSVKGRRIKDTHKYGNLSVNKILRYSSNIGVAKIGLALGAQKYSHYLHEIGFARPLGLPLPGESAGLVRPASQWTQVDLANIAFGQGLGVTVLQMAEAYLCIANDGVRLPLRLLYEPDRPVEGKRVFDSEVSRMVMSMLEEVVQEDGTGTRSRIEGVRVAGKTGTAQKASPAGGYGSDYVASFVAIFPADKPRYLVFMMVDEPKAGHYGGVLVAPEVREIGVQLLTASGMLAEPAEKNQVARVTPERYVAPVSRASAISADQPTMPDLQGATVRQALEVLVARGIVPTLSGDGVVVEKQKPLPGEKWPEDKKCRLWLAYRPE; translated from the coding sequence ATGGCTCTGATGGGGCTGTGGGCCCGCGCGTATCATGTGCAGGTGGTCAAGGGGCCGCAGTACGCGAAGATGGCCAACCGCCAGTACTGGGCTTCGGAGACCGTGTCCGGAAAGCGTGGCGAGATTCACGACCGCAACGGGCTCTTGCTGGCCAAGTCCATCACCACGCAGTCCGTTTATGTCCGCCCCAGGGAGATCGTGGACCGCTGGACCACGGCCCGGCGTCTGGCTCCCATTCTGGGTGTGCAGCCCAAAAAGGTCAGTGCGCTGCTCGACCCCAAGAAACCTTTTGTCTGGGTCGGCCGCAAGATCAGCGACGCTCAGGCCAGCGCTATCCGCAAGGCGGACCTGCCCGGCGTGTATCTGGATGCGGAAACTTCCCGCCAGTATCCGCAGGGGCATCTGGCCGGGCAGCTGCTCGGATTCGTCAATGTGGACGGCAAGGGCATAGAGGGTGTGGAAAAGAGCTTCAACGATCTGCTGGCGCCCTCCTCGACCAAGTACAGGGTGCAGAAGGACGCGGCCGGAAACCGGCTGTCCTCCCCCGAACGCGGCGACGGGGCCGAATTTGACGGCCGGAATCTGAAGCTGACCATCGACAGCCAGGTGCAGCTGGCGGCGGAGCAGGCGCTGGAGCGCAGCGTGGTGAGGGCCCAGGGAAAATACGGCACGGCGCTGGTGGTGGAAATACCCACGGGAGATATTCTGGGCTGGGCCAATTACCCGTATTTCAATCCCAATGTCGTGAAAAAAACGCGGGGCGAATGGAAGAATCGCCTGGCCGTGGATATTTTCGAGCCGGGCTCCACCCTGAAGGCGATTCTGATCGCCGCCGCCCTGCAGGAGAAAATCTGCACGCCGTCCACGGAATATTTCTGCGAGAACGGCAAATGGAGCGTCAAGGGCCGGAGAATCAAGGACACGCACAAATACGGAAACCTGAGCGTGAACAAGATTCTGCGTTATTCGAGCAATATCGGCGTGGCCAAGATCGGTCTGGCTCTGGGGGCGCAGAAGTACAGTCATTATCTGCACGAAATCGGTTTCGCCCGGCCGCTGGGTCTGCCGCTGCCGGGCGAGTCGGCGGGGCTGGTGCGGCCGGCGTCGCAGTGGACGCAGGTGGATCTGGCCAACATCGCCTTTGGCCAGGGCCTGGGCGTGACCGTGCTGCAAATGGCCGAGGCCTATCTGTGCATCGCCAACGACGGCGTGCGCCTGCCGCTGCGCCTGCTCTACGAGCCGGACCGGCCCGTGGAGGGAAAGCGGGTCTTTGATTCCGAAGTGTCCAGGATGGTCATGTCCATGCTGGAGGAAGTGGTTCAGGAGGACGGCACCGGAACCCGCTCCAGAATCGAGGGCGTGCGTGTGGCCGGGAAGACGGGCACGGCCCAGAAGGCCAGCCCCGCGGGTGGCTACGGCAGCGACTACGTGGCGTCCTTTGTGGCGATTTTTCCGGCGGACAAGCCCCGGTATCTGGTGTTCATGATGGTCGATGAGCCTAAGGCCGGGCATTACGGCGGCGTGCTGGTGGCCCCGGAGGTCCGGGAAATCGGCGTGCAGCTGCTGACTGCCTCCGGCATGCTGGCCGAACCGGCGGAGAAAAACCAGGTCGCCCGAGTGACGCCGGAGCGGTATGTGGCCCCGGTGAGCCGGGCCAGCGCCATCTCCGCCGATCAGCCGACCATGCCCGATCTTCAGGGCGCGACGGTGCGTCAGGCCCTGGAGGTGCTGGTGGCCAGGGGGATCGTGCCGACCCTGAGCGGTGACGGCGTGGTGGTGGAAAAACAGAAGCCGCTGCCCGGAGAAAAATGGCCGGAAGACAAGAAATGCCGTCTCTGGCTGGCATACCGGCCGGAGTAG
- a CDS encoding APC family permease yields the protein MSDINTAPGKLAKTLTPAQVWALALGSIVGWGCFVLPGDMFLPQAGPLAAVLGFFIGAFLLLFVAVVYGYMIEYVPVAGGEYAYAYSGFGPTCAFVCGWALVLGYVVIIAINISALALLVRFLFPGVFEFGELYTIVGWKVYFGEVLLMYAATLFFGIMNYCGINIAGVIQIILAFALSGGVLVLFGGVLSTESTHLSNLAPLFAEHRPPLLSILSILAIAPFLFVGFDTVPQAAEEFSFPHSKSRNIMLAAILWGAVLYSLVTLSVALLVPYPEMLARMDVLRAQGQTAWATGEVCNIVFGRLGSVVLAVSVLGAVCTGINGFYVATTRLLLSMARGSILPKWFAEIHPRFQSPHKAIVFTIGIVLLTPWCGRAVVGWIVDMSSVGTAIAYLFTCLAAWRMFRHTPNISNKAGKILVCAVGVLTSLICIALLLLPMSPAFIGLAPRIIMLVWIVLGFLFYRATSPEWGRIPERELRARIMGRPDIPVFFGKK from the coding sequence ATGTCAGACATAAACACCGCTCCCGGAAAACTGGCCAAAACCCTGACTCCGGCTCAGGTCTGGGCTCTGGCTCTCGGTTCCATTGTCGGATGGGGCTGCTTCGTGCTTCCCGGCGACATGTTTCTTCCCCAGGCCGGTCCGCTGGCCGCCGTTCTCGGCTTTTTCATAGGCGCGTTTCTCCTGCTCTTCGTGGCGGTCGTCTATGGTTACATGATCGAGTACGTTCCTGTGGCGGGCGGGGAGTACGCCTACGCCTACAGCGGCTTCGGGCCAACCTGCGCCTTTGTCTGCGGCTGGGCGCTGGTGCTCGGGTATGTGGTCATCATCGCCATCAACATCTCGGCTCTGGCCCTGCTGGTGCGTTTTCTCTTTCCCGGTGTGTTCGAATTCGGGGAGCTGTACACCATCGTCGGCTGGAAGGTGTATTTCGGCGAGGTGCTGCTCATGTACGCCGCCACACTCTTCTTCGGCATCATGAATTACTGCGGCATCAACATTGCGGGCGTCATCCAGATCATTCTGGCTTTTGCCTTAAGCGGCGGCGTGCTGGTGCTTTTCGGCGGCGTCCTGAGCACGGAAAGCACGCATCTGAGCAATCTGGCGCCCCTTTTCGCGGAGCACCGTCCGCCTCTGCTCTCGATCCTGTCCATCCTCGCCATCGCCCCCTTTCTGTTCGTAGGGTTCGACACCGTGCCCCAGGCGGCGGAAGAGTTCTCCTTTCCGCACAGCAAATCCCGTAACATCATGCTGGCCGCCATTTTATGGGGAGCGGTACTGTACTCCCTGGTGACGCTCTCCGTGGCGCTTCTCGTGCCCTATCCGGAAATGCTTGCCAGAATGGACGTTCTGCGCGCCCAGGGGCAGACGGCCTGGGCCACGGGCGAGGTCTGCAATATCGTCTTCGGCCGTCTGGGATCGGTGGTGCTGGCCGTGAGCGTTCTCGGAGCGGTCTGCACGGGCATCAACGGATTCTACGTGGCCACCACGCGTCTTCTCTTGAGTATGGCCAGAGGAAGCATACTGCCGAAGTGGTTCGCGGAAATTCATCCGCGTTTCCAGTCTCCGCACAAGGCCATCGTGTTCACCATCGGCATTGTCTTGCTCACGCCGTGGTGCGGGCGCGCCGTTGTGGGCTGGATCGTGGACATGTCCTCGGTGGGCACCGCCATCGCCTATCTGTTCACCTGCCTGGCGGCCTGGCGGATGTTCAGGCACACCCCTAACATCTCCAACAAGGCCGGGAAGATTCTGGTCTGCGCCGTCGGCGTGCTGACCTCGCTGATCTGCATCGCCCTGCTGCTTTTGCCCATGTCCCCGGCATTCATCGGTCTGGCCCCCAGGATCATCATGCTGGTCTGGATCGTGCTGGGCTTTCTGTTTTACCGGGCCACCAGCCCCGAATGGGGCAGGATTCCCGAACGCGAATTGCGGGCGAGGATCATGGGGCGCCCGGATATCCCCGTGTTTTTCGGAAAGAAATAG
- a CDS encoding aldehyde dehydrogenase family protein — protein sequence MGQIKIRNFIDGQWREDAGCGETPLYNPSTGEQIGVVPMSDENTSRAAVESAAKAYEKWKHMPVAKRMSFLYKIREYMARDLEILAQAIALDQAKHISEARGEVQRVIEIIEAAACTPALIQGATLEHIANNITGKVVRQPLGVFAGVAPFNFPALVFGWFIPYALAAGNTFIFKPSTKSPYFMQKMCDIFMEAELPEGVVNVIHGNRSLTEIWYDDPSIAGVCLVGSTGTAKKMAASCARGAKRSMLLGGAKNMLVVMEDADLDLFISNYLNSCFGSAGQRCLAGSIVAAVPEIYEEVLERMVEASRELKVGDAMDPDVYMGPLISREAVENVCDYTEKALAHGGGCKLILDRRKLDLPEKNRNGFFVGPVIIRDITPCNPLFTTEVFGPLVGTIKIADMDEALYHIRASEYGNGACIFTRSQYYAERFSSEADVGMVGVNVGICAPHPYIPFGGIKGSLLGTNKVQGKDGIDFFTQNKVVTIRTAPKDGQAPAAVQGGRVRSCVAS from the coding sequence ATGGGCCAGATAAAAATCCGCAATTTCATCGATGGACAATGGCGGGAAGATGCCGGCTGCGGCGAGACGCCGCTGTACAATCCTTCCACAGGGGAACAGATCGGCGTGGTTCCCATGTCGGACGAAAACACGTCGCGTGCGGCGGTCGAGAGCGCGGCCAAGGCCTACGAAAAGTGGAAACACATGCCGGTGGCGAAGCGCATGTCCTTTCTGTACAAAATCCGCGAATACATGGCCCGGGATCTGGAAATCCTGGCGCAGGCCATCGCCCTCGACCAGGCCAAGCACATTTCCGAGGCCCGCGGCGAAGTGCAGCGGGTCATCGAGATCATTGAAGCCGCGGCCTGCACGCCGGCCCTCATTCAGGGCGCCACCCTGGAGCACATCGCGAACAACATCACCGGCAAGGTGGTGCGCCAGCCCCTGGGCGTTTTCGCCGGCGTGGCGCCGTTCAACTTTCCGGCCCTGGTTTTCGGGTGGTTCATTCCCTACGCCCTGGCAGCCGGAAATACGTTCATCTTCAAGCCCTCCACCAAATCCCCCTACTTCATGCAGAAGATGTGTGACATCTTCATGGAAGCCGAACTGCCGGAAGGCGTGGTCAACGTCATTCACGGCAACCGGAGCCTGACGGAAATCTGGTACGACGATCCGAGCATCGCCGGAGTCTGCCTGGTGGGCTCCACGGGCACGGCCAAAAAGATGGCGGCCAGCTGCGCCCGAGGGGCCAAGCGCTCCATGCTGCTGGGCGGCGCCAAGAACATGCTGGTGGTCATGGAGGACGCCGACCTGGACCTCTTCATCTCCAACTACCTGAATTCCTGCTTCGGGTCCGCCGGACAGCGCTGCCTGGCCGGTTCCATCGTGGCCGCCGTGCCGGAAATCTACGAGGAAGTGCTGGAACGCATGGTGGAGGCTTCGCGCGAGCTCAAGGTCGGCGACGCCATGGACCCCGACGTGTACATGGGCCCGCTCATTTCCCGCGAGGCCGTGGAAAATGTCTGCGACTACACGGAAAAAGCTCTGGCTCACGGCGGCGGCTGCAAACTGATTCTCGACAGACGCAAACTGGATCTGCCTGAAAAGAACAGAAACGGGTTCTTTGTCGGGCCGGTCATCATCCGGGACATCACGCCCTGCAATCCGCTGTTCACCACCGAAGTCTTCGGGCCGCTGGTGGGCACCATCAAAATCGCGGACATGGACGAGGCTCTGTATCACATCCGGGCCTCGGAATACGGCAACGGCGCCTGCATCTTCACCCGGAGCCAGTATTACGCCGAACGCTTCAGCAGCGAGGCCGACGTGGGCATGGTCGGCGTCAATGTCGGCATCTGCGCCCCGCATCCGTACATTCCCTTCGGCGGGATCAAGGGCTCGCTTTTGGGCACCAACAAGGTGCAGGGCAAGGATGGCATTGATTTCTTCACTCAGAACAAGGTGGTGACCATCCGCACCGCACCGAAGGACGGGCAGGCTCCGGCGGCCGTCCAGGGCGGCAGGGTGCGTTCGTGCGTGGCTTCGTGA
- the mraZ gene encoding division/cell wall cluster transcriptional repressor MraZ, with the protein MFRGHAYRSQDPKGRLMLPPEFRDEVFVQSPEGRLVLTNFDDCVAAYPLPEWETIERSFSSLNMANRQMRDLHRFFISGAVEVTLDKQGRVLIPPHLRSYAGLHKEIVLAGVGRKFEIWDLERFEEQRRAVQGNFDQTMDDLAAQGFELRF; encoded by the coding sequence ATGTTCAGGGGACACGCATACAGGTCGCAGGATCCAAAGGGACGGCTCATGCTGCCTCCGGAGTTCCGTGACGAGGTTTTCGTCCAGTCTCCGGAAGGCAGGCTCGTGCTGACCAATTTCGACGACTGTGTGGCGGCCTATCCTCTGCCCGAATGGGAAACCATCGAGCGGAGCTTTTCCTCTTTGAACATGGCCAACCGGCAGATGCGCGATCTTCACCGCTTTTTCATTTCCGGGGCAGTGGAAGTCACTCTCGACAAGCAGGGGCGGGTGCTCATTCCACCGCACCTGCGCAGCTACGCCGGCCTGCACAAGGAGATCGTCCTGGCGGGCGTGGGCAGAAAGTTCGAGATATGGGATCTGGAACGCTTCGAGGAGCAGCGCAGGGCCGTGCAGGGCAATTTCGATCAGACCATGGACGACCTGGCCGCCCAGGGCTTTGAACTGCGTTTTTGA